One Kangiella geojedonensis DNA segment encodes these proteins:
- a CDS encoding efflux RND transporter permease subunit, protein MTQHKENLFFTLYKKTVLDHPLVSLIIVILLTVLAASQLHKFRLDASGESLVLESDKSLDYYRQVNKQYGSDDFLIITWQPHQGLMSDESINGLKSLTQDLKKIDTVSTINSILNVPLIEGLTLDTDALGEEIPTLQSPGTDREEALNEFTSSPIYQNLLVGEDGETSAVQINFERDEKYFSLLEARDELRAKATNTELSNEEIKQLERLENQFDTHSKKVSERTSAIIAEVRTIMEDYRDIADMHLGGISMITNDMLTFIQHDITVFGIGILLFIMLALFVFFGKVRWVVLPLFSCVVTVIMLAGLLSFLDWRITVISSNFPSILLIVILALNVHLAVYYRDFISANPESSQELRVSSTLKTMFWPCFYTALTTIVAFISLLISGIRPVIDFGWIMTIGIVLGFIITFVIFPSFIQLLKQDTHTSGTSITYKITNWIYGFTVNYRVVIFFLTAGIIAFSAYGITQLKVENRFIDYFKPSTEIYQGMTVIDQKLGGTTPLDIVIDKGEEQSLVADDEFEDEFGDEFDAGIYDAGYWFTGAKLKQVERIHDFIDNLEVTGKVQSIATYSKVLEKMNNGEYPDELTLSLVHQKTPEEVRSVLMTPYLSEDGDQTRINIRVQETNHDLKRAELINTINDYIVNEEGIAQDKVHFTGMLVLYNNMLESLFDSQIKTIGAVYLAILLMFLVLFRSLMLAILATIPNALSAALVLGIMGWMGVPMDMMTITIAAIVIGIAVDNSIHYVHRFKAEFQKDYNYLDTMKRCHGSIGKAIYYTGVTVIFGFAILALSEFIPSIYFGLLTGLAMAVALFLNLTLLPLMLITMKPLKAPRT, encoded by the coding sequence ATGACCCAACACAAAGAAAACCTTTTCTTTACACTGTATAAGAAAACTGTCCTTGACCACCCTTTGGTCAGTCTCATTATTGTTATATTGCTTACTGTATTAGCTGCCAGCCAGCTGCATAAATTCAGGCTAGACGCCTCAGGCGAATCGCTAGTCTTAGAGAGCGACAAATCCCTAGATTATTACCGCCAAGTCAATAAACAGTATGGCTCAGATGACTTTCTCATTATCACCTGGCAACCCCACCAGGGGTTAATGAGCGATGAGTCAATTAACGGCTTAAAGTCATTAACTCAAGACCTTAAAAAAATAGATACCGTTTCAACTATCAACAGTATTTTAAATGTGCCGTTAATTGAAGGATTAACCTTAGACACCGATGCTCTTGGTGAAGAAATACCAACCTTACAAAGTCCGGGCACCGATCGAGAAGAAGCATTAAACGAATTTACTTCAAGTCCCATCTATCAAAACTTGCTGGTTGGCGAGGATGGGGAAACCAGTGCGGTTCAAATCAACTTTGAACGGGACGAAAAATACTTTTCTCTACTCGAGGCTCGTGACGAGCTTCGCGCTAAGGCAACTAACACGGAACTGTCTAACGAAGAGATTAAGCAGCTAGAGCGGTTAGAAAATCAATTTGATACTCATAGCAAGAAAGTCTCAGAACGCACGAGCGCTATTATTGCTGAAGTTCGAACCATCATGGAAGATTACCGTGATATAGCCGATATGCACTTAGGTGGTATATCGATGATCACTAACGACATGCTAACGTTTATCCAACACGACATTACGGTTTTTGGTATCGGCATTCTACTCTTTATCATGCTGGCTTTGTTTGTGTTCTTTGGCAAAGTTCGCTGGGTTGTACTGCCACTATTCTCTTGTGTGGTGACTGTCATCATGTTGGCAGGTCTTCTCAGTTTTTTAGACTGGCGCATCACTGTAATCTCTTCAAACTTCCCGTCTATTCTGCTGATTGTGATTCTGGCTCTAAATGTGCACCTTGCGGTGTACTATCGTGATTTCATCTCAGCTAACCCAGAGTCATCGCAAGAGCTTCGAGTTTCGTCGACGCTAAAAACCATGTTCTGGCCTTGTTTTTATACAGCCTTAACCACCATTGTCGCCTTTATCTCTTTACTTATTAGCGGCATACGCCCTGTGATTGATTTTGGCTGGATCATGACTATAGGTATTGTATTGGGCTTTATCATTACCTTTGTCATATTCCCAAGCTTTATCCAATTACTTAAGCAAGATACCCACACCAGTGGCACCAGCATTACTTACAAGATTACCAACTGGATCTATGGTTTTACCGTCAATTACCGAGTTGTCATTTTCTTTTTAACGGCTGGCATTATTGCTTTCAGTGCTTACGGTATTACTCAACTAAAAGTCGAAAACCGTTTTATCGACTACTTCAAGCCAAGCACTGAAATCTATCAAGGCATGACGGTTATCGATCAGAAACTCGGCGGCACAACACCTCTTGATATTGTGATTGATAAGGGTGAAGAGCAGTCTCTAGTAGCGGATGATGAATTTGAAGATGAATTCGGCGATGAATTTGATGCAGGCATTTATGATGCTGGCTACTGGTTTACAGGCGCGAAGTTAAAACAAGTCGAGCGCATTCACGACTTCATCGATAACCTAGAAGTTACAGGTAAGGTTCAATCCATTGCCACCTACTCAAAAGTCTTAGAGAAGATGAATAATGGTGAATACCCTGATGAACTGACACTAAGCTTAGTGCACCAAAAGACGCCTGAAGAAGTTCGCTCAGTGTTGATGACGCCTTATCTATCGGAAGATGGTGATCAAACACGAATCAACATTCGTGTTCAAGAAACGAATCACGACTTAAAGCGTGCAGAATTGATTAACACCATCAACGACTACATCGTAAACGAAGAAGGTATCGCACAAGACAAAGTGCACTTCACTGGAATGTTAGTGCTTTATAACAATATGTTAGAAAGCCTTTTTGATTCTCAAATCAAAACTATCGGGGCAGTATACCTCGCCATTTTGCTGATGTTCCTAGTCCTATTCCGCTCACTAATGCTAGCGATTTTAGCGACCATTCCTAACGCCCTTTCCGCCGCGCTGGTCTTAGGGATTATGGGCTGGATGGGCGTTCCTATGGATATGATGACCATAACAATCGCTGCTATTGTTATTGGTATTGCGGTCGATAACTCGATTCACTATGTTCATCGCTTTAAAGCTGAGTTCCAGAAAGATTACAACTACCTAGATACCATGAAGCGTTGTCATGGCAGTATTGGTAAAGCCATTTATTATACTGGGGTCACTGTTATTTTTGGCTTCGCTATTTTAGCCTTGTCCGAATTCATACCGTCTATTTACTTTGGATTACTCACAGGGCTGGCAATGGCTGTAGCACTCTTTTTAAACCTCACTCTGCTTCCATTGATGCTCATAACCATGAAACCTCTTAAAGCTCCAAGAACTTAG
- a CDS encoding immune inhibitor A domain-containing protein, with amino-acid sequence MMKIKLLSGLLAAALLPSVSAAVVENQVEITPKDPALVNEERILYWLEKRGELGQDASELERKAALENYLEGLYSSNKVALPKIELARLQKQHTNYKNNKLAAQKNDNNKTVKVLAVLIDFPDLKHDAHGLTASDTDMYYSTYPVSHYQDLMFSTTGFTGPSGQNFTSGYQYYQNESGGTFSFTGQTFGWVTADNNAKHYGENDADNNDNDKNVPALIKEAVTKAVAANSINLADYDIEDPYDLDGDGNVDEADGIIDHVMVYHSSIGEEAGGGNLGDDAIWSHRFFVDTNTNGYTVPGTGKKLFGYTIQPIDAATGVVVHEFGHDLGVPDEYDIAGSAIGSPVAYWSVMAGGSWAGDVAGTQPTGFSPYARAYFQSLFGGNWIDEQTIDFTTMASGAQSFDLVEAVNHNGLNQIRIDMPKPQVDFAAPYSGSYQYYSDEGHYLNNKLSFDANIPASGNSTLGMKARWDIEVDYDYAQVLVNGTPIAGNHTKVNNQYHNSVTNFITGKSKNISGAEGSLGWVDLTFDMSAYAGQSVSIEVRYVTDPAVGGYGLVIDDIALNNGSDFFNDGAETEGSLNLAGFLRVSDKTDGKAQHYWVQLRSEAGQDEGLKKTVYTPGVVVWFADESYSDNKVEEHPGHGFLGVVDADQNPVKRNGTIASSTLQVIDAAFGLYTQKNYSGDSHLSPTAKFDDSLDYSLPEQPESGLVLPTHGLSIEVTAQATDNSTATVKISKAGTELKANFDFDIDYQQVTFTNNTSGGDNNYTYAWDFGDGSVISTDEAPTHTYAQSGVYTVTLTVTDGEAVVDSESKSVSIADELSAEIVTSVDGAVLSVSTNVVGGSPSYTYSWDFGDGTTASGDTGEHTYALTSEYTVTLLVTSSDKQQVEVTKTVQAVVAMSAAINTSIDGLSVNFSSSVNGGDGSYIYSWDFGDGSSATGTNPNHTFASAGRYDVELTITDGTGAEITVSKSITVAEKSSASSGGGGSTNLLLLLLLASGVMLRRKG; translated from the coding sequence ATGATGAAAATAAAGCTTTTATCTGGCTTGCTTGCCGCTGCGCTCCTCCCCAGCGTCAGTGCGGCTGTTGTTGAGAATCAAGTGGAAATAACACCTAAAGATCCTGCACTGGTTAATGAAGAGCGTATTTTGTACTGGCTTGAAAAGCGTGGTGAGCTTGGTCAAGACGCCTCGGAGCTAGAGCGCAAGGCTGCTTTGGAGAATTATTTAGAAGGATTGTACAGTAGCAATAAGGTTGCTTTGCCTAAGATTGAGTTGGCACGTTTACAAAAGCAACATACAAACTATAAGAATAATAAGCTGGCCGCTCAAAAGAATGACAATAATAAAACCGTTAAAGTATTAGCAGTACTGATCGATTTTCCAGATCTAAAGCATGATGCTCATGGGTTAACTGCTTCTGACACTGATATGTATTACAGCACATATCCTGTTTCTCATTATCAGGACTTAATGTTCTCGACGACAGGATTTACGGGGCCAAGCGGGCAAAACTTCACGTCAGGGTATCAGTATTATCAAAATGAGTCAGGTGGGACTTTCAGCTTTACAGGCCAAACTTTTGGTTGGGTTACTGCTGATAATAATGCTAAGCATTATGGTGAAAATGATGCGGACAACAATGATAACGATAAAAATGTACCTGCCTTGATTAAAGAGGCGGTCACTAAAGCCGTTGCTGCCAATAGCATCAATCTAGCGGACTATGATATCGAAGATCCTTATGATTTAGACGGTGATGGCAACGTAGATGAAGCAGACGGTATTATTGACCATGTGATGGTTTACCATTCTAGTATCGGGGAAGAAGCTGGTGGTGGCAATTTAGGTGATGATGCGATTTGGTCACACCGTTTCTTTGTAGACACTAATACAAATGGCTATACAGTTCCTGGCACTGGAAAGAAACTATTTGGCTACACGATTCAACCGATTGATGCCGCTACAGGGGTTGTAGTGCATGAGTTCGGCCATGATTTAGGTGTGCCCGATGAATATGATATTGCGGGTTCTGCAATAGGCTCCCCAGTTGCTTACTGGTCAGTGATGGCTGGCGGAAGCTGGGCTGGAGATGTTGCTGGGACTCAACCGACAGGCTTTAGTCCTTATGCTCGTGCCTACTTCCAGTCTTTATTTGGTGGTAACTGGATTGATGAGCAAACCATTGATTTCACTACTATGGCTAGTGGTGCTCAGTCATTCGATTTAGTAGAAGCGGTGAACCACAACGGCTTAAATCAAATCAGAATTGATATGCCGAAGCCACAGGTAGACTTTGCTGCACCCTATTCAGGTTCATACCAATACTACTCTGATGAAGGGCATTATCTAAACAACAAGCTATCTTTTGATGCAAACATTCCAGCTTCAGGTAACAGCACTTTAGGCATGAAGGCTCGCTGGGATATTGAAGTCGATTACGATTACGCGCAAGTTCTTGTGAATGGCACGCCTATTGCAGGAAACCACACTAAGGTAAACAATCAGTACCATAACAGTGTGACTAACTTCATTACTGGCAAGTCAAAAAACATTTCGGGTGCTGAAGGTTCATTGGGCTGGGTTGATTTAACGTTTGATATGTCAGCATACGCAGGTCAGTCAGTATCTATCGAAGTACGTTATGTTACAGACCCTGCTGTTGGTGGTTATGGCTTGGTCATTGATGATATTGCCTTAAACAATGGTTCTGATTTCTTTAATGATGGTGCCGAAACTGAGGGCAGTCTCAACTTAGCAGGTTTCTTGAGAGTCAGCGACAAAACTGATGGTAAAGCTCAACATTACTGGGTTCAATTACGCAGTGAGGCAGGACAAGACGAAGGTTTAAAGAAGACTGTGTACACACCTGGCGTTGTAGTCTGGTTTGCAGATGAGTCTTACTCTGACAATAAAGTTGAAGAGCATCCTGGTCATGGTTTCTTAGGGGTTGTAGATGCCGATCAAAATCCTGTCAAGCGTAATGGCACAATAGCAAGCTCAACGTTACAGGTTATTGATGCAGCTTTCGGCTTATATACTCAGAAGAACTATAGTGGTGATTCACACTTATCACCAACAGCTAAGTTTGATGACAGTTTAGATTACTCATTACCTGAGCAACCTGAATCAGGACTTGTGTTGCCTACTCATGGGTTATCAATTGAAGTAACTGCTCAGGCTACTGACAATAGCACTGCTACAGTAAAAATCTCTAAAGCTGGAACTGAGTTGAAAGCTAATTTTGATTTTGATATCGATTATCAACAAGTAACCTTTACCAACAATACCAGCGGTGGTGACAATAATTACACTTATGCGTGGGATTTCGGTGATGGCTCTGTTATTTCAACCGATGAAGCTCCTACACATACCTATGCTCAAAGCGGTGTCTACACAGTAACGTTAACTGTGACGGATGGTGAAGCTGTGGTAGATAGCGAATCAAAGTCTGTCAGTATCGCTGATGAGCTTTCAGCTGAAATTGTCACCTCTGTTGATGGTGCGGTACTATCGGTATCAACCAATGTTGTCGGTGGTTCTCCTAGCTATACTTACTCTTGGGATTTTGGTGATGGAACTACCGCTAGTGGCGATACTGGTGAGCATACTTATGCTTTAACGAGTGAATACACTGTTACCTTGCTTGTTACCAGTAGCGATAAACAACAAGTTGAAGTGACTAAAACAGTCCAAGCGGTAGTTGCGATGAGTGCGGCTATCAACACCTCTATAGATGGGTTAAGCGTTAACTTCAGCTCCAGCGTTAATGGTGGTGATGGCAGTTATATTTACTCATGGGACTTTGGTGACGGTTCCAGCGCTACGGGCACTAACCCTAACCATACCTTTGCTTCAGCTGGACGTTATGATGTTGAGTTAACGATAACTGACGGCACAGGAGCTGAAATAACTGTGAGTAAATCTATTACGGTTGCAGAAAAGTCGTCAGCAAGTAGTGGCGGTGGTGGTAGCACAAATCTACTATTACTTTTGCTATTAGCATCGGGTGTTATGCTACGTCGTAAGGGTTAG
- a CDS encoding DUF4785 domain-containing protein has translation MKTLLLTSMIISLSGVAGADNASSKSQRDNSYTGVPVNTTPAQPGSQRELKSVSYSFPVNNIEEIDFSQKQSHIQSRQYMKDVTGAQLKSGVQLTTSAKGALVRISAFDGKSALEPQQLTVKSPKGQLYHQGKAFDTLVSSNAMQKNGMGFQQGTTGFKFDDSLGAGSFSLKAEKGVSSHAKYRINVFEKNSDTEMHLTANKSNYLNDEVLKVDARVYNQGKVESIVAIKGQLVSPTGKTFAVDFTKDKDGYSLNKPLNMSAHSIPGALWELHTEAQVKVGEQLVQRNGQLPFAFAHQTAKVSAQPVISGQKQKPVATIPVNAKVDGRYEVRAVLYGTDTSGNLVPVMMTHSAANLAAGEGAIQMKFDPKLLKQSGVSAPYHIEQLELRDQNQMALMSR, from the coding sequence ATGAAGACTTTATTATTAACCTCTATGATCATTTCTTTGAGCGGTGTTGCAGGGGCAGATAATGCCAGCTCAAAGTCACAGCGTGATAATTCATATACAGGAGTACCTGTAAATACAACGCCGGCGCAACCAGGCAGCCAGCGTGAGTTAAAAAGTGTTAGCTATAGCTTTCCTGTTAATAACATTGAAGAGATAGACTTTTCACAGAAGCAGTCGCACATTCAAAGCCGTCAGTACATGAAAGACGTTACTGGTGCACAGTTGAAGTCTGGCGTACAGCTGACGACATCAGCTAAAGGTGCGTTGGTTCGAATTTCTGCTTTCGACGGAAAAAGTGCTCTTGAGCCTCAACAGTTAACGGTTAAAAGCCCAAAAGGGCAGCTGTACCATCAAGGTAAAGCCTTTGATACGCTGGTCAGCAGTAACGCCATGCAAAAGAATGGTATGGGGTTTCAGCAAGGTACTACAGGCTTTAAGTTTGATGATAGTCTTGGTGCGGGAAGCTTCTCGTTAAAGGCAGAAAAGGGCGTTTCAAGCCACGCTAAGTATCGTATCAATGTGTTTGAGAAAAACAGTGATACTGAAATGCACTTAACAGCAAACAAAAGTAATTACCTTAATGACGAGGTTCTAAAAGTAGATGCTCGTGTTTACAACCAAGGTAAAGTTGAGAGTATCGTTGCTATCAAAGGACAGCTGGTTTCTCCGACAGGTAAAACTTTTGCGGTTGATTTCACAAAGGATAAAGACGGGTACTCGTTGAACAAACCATTGAATATGTCTGCACATTCAATACCTGGAGCTCTGTGGGAGTTACATACAGAGGCTCAAGTAAAAGTGGGCGAACAGCTAGTTCAGCGTAACGGCCAACTGCCTTTTGCTTTTGCTCATCAAACTGCAAAAGTTTCAGCACAGCCAGTCATCTCGGGGCAAAAACAAAAGCCTGTAGCGACAATTCCAGTCAACGCTAAAGTTGATGGTCGTTATGAAGTCAGAGCCGTTCTTTATGGCACTGACACTAGCGGAAATTTAGTTCCGGTTATGATGACTCATAGCGCTGCTAACTTAGCTGCGGGAGAGGGTGCTATCCAAATGAAGTTCGATCCCAAGTTGTTGAAACAGTCAGGGGTATCAGCACCGTATCATATAGAGCAGCTAGAACTTCGTGATCAGAACCAAATGGCGTTAATGAGTCGTTAA
- a CDS encoding lipase family protein: protein MFKKLLLLTAALTFTGLSQANTGVAFVHGTGSQSDAYNDYWTGSFVQSVVQGLPNSSNYTVINCDFEQYMWTSGAAGCLAGQLTTFINQKNITSLTLITHSNGGNVARWIMSNPTWDSRYPNIINRIDEVIALAPSSAGTPLADAVIDGNVFESALGWLLGYKNDAVRMQQEAWMASYNANWLYGTSGRPGLPKPFRSVVGTDVESAIWDSDSYCGGYSQNVGLEFTQNWLDSCSDGFLNCSSQNAAGSVWFYDTSKTYGDEPLSHAQSRRKCFGLDKFLRDRI, encoded by the coding sequence ATGTTTAAAAAACTATTGCTGTTAACTGCAGCACTCACTTTTACTGGACTGAGCCAGGCTAATACTGGCGTGGCTTTTGTTCATGGTACGGGTAGTCAAAGCGATGCCTATAACGATTATTGGACGGGGAGCTTTGTTCAGTCCGTTGTTCAAGGTCTTCCTAACTCAAGTAACTACACTGTCATTAACTGCGATTTTGAGCAATATATGTGGACGTCTGGCGCTGCAGGTTGCTTAGCAGGTCAATTAACGACATTTATCAACCAAAAAAATATTACTAGCTTGACGCTCATAACACACTCTAACGGTGGTAATGTCGCACGCTGGATAATGTCGAACCCGACGTGGGATAGCCGTTATCCGAATATTATCAACAGAATCGATGAAGTGATTGCTTTAGCGCCGTCAAGCGCTGGAACACCACTCGCTGACGCCGTTATCGATGGTAATGTGTTCGAATCGGCTTTAGGTTGGTTGTTAGGTTATAAGAACGATGCCGTTCGCATGCAACAAGAAGCTTGGATGGCGAGCTACAACGCTAATTGGTTATATGGCACTTCTGGTCGACCTGGACTACCGAAGCCATTCCGAAGTGTCGTGGGCACAGACGTTGAGTCCGCGATCTGGGATAGCGACAGTTATTGCGGTGGCTATTCTCAAAACGTCGGTTTGGAATTTACTCAGAACTGGTTGGATAGTTGTTCTGATGGGTTCTTAAATTGCAGCTCTCAAAATGCCGCTGGGTCTGTATGGTTTTATGACACCAGTAAAACGTATGGTGATGAGCCGTTGAGTCACGCACAAAGTAGACGCAAATGCTTTGGTCTCGATAAATTCCTTCGCGACCGTATATAA
- a CDS encoding helix-turn-helix transcriptional regulator, producing the protein MHPELDNRIRVFRAEHRMSQSDLAEAIGVSRKTISTIEVGKFVPSTIIALKIANYFNVPVEDVFSLINDEE; encoded by the coding sequence ATGCACCCTGAACTTGATAATCGTATTCGGGTTTTTCGAGCGGAACATAGAATGAGCCAAAGTGATTTAGCAGAAGCGATTGGCGTGTCTAGAAAAACCATCAGTACTATCGAAGTCGGAAAGTTTGTACCTTCTACGATCATTGCACTAAAAATTGCCAATTATTTTAATGTCCCAGTAGAAGATGTTTTTAGTCTGATCAACGATGAAGAATAA
- a CDS encoding DUF885 domain-containing protein gives MKFTKKLMISGALLASSLSALAGEDYSQWLNDFFQDVQEYRQSQNPVWAAREGDESAKGKLRDVSPEAYAKRKDALLKLIDELESIKREHLLADEQISYDMMMTQLKQEVAEIDYKTYEMPLTAEYGFHAQTTNLSNAFRFRTAEDYKDYIALLGAIPTFFEQNVSNMRAGMERGFTVPRAVLDGYSDSIKVYIKEDPTETVWYRPFKSLPESISAEDKEALQQEAAEVIASSVVPQYQAYLTFFEQEYLPAAKKTIAAYDYPDGEAFYQNQIKHYTTLDLTPDEIHEIGLKEVARIRKEMEQVIETTGFEGSFDEFLHFLRTDEQFYAKTPEELLKEAAYMSKKMDHQLPKFFGKLPRQPYGVVPVPEEIAPKYTTGRYSGAPIDSDRAGEYWVNTYALEKRPLYNLEALTLHEAVPGHHLQTALAQELTDLPKFRQNTYISAFGEGWGLYSEKLGLEAGFYEDPYSNFGRLTYEMWRAMRLVVDTGMHAKGWSREKAINMMASNTALSTHNVRTEIDRYISWPAQALSYKLGELKILELREKAEKELGEDFDIRKFHDAVLSNGSIPLSVLEDQINQFISQEKQSVMEKNS, from the coding sequence ATGAAATTCACAAAAAAATTAATGATATCAGGAGCTTTATTGGCGAGTAGCTTAAGTGCTTTGGCTGGTGAAGATTATAGTCAGTGGTTAAATGATTTCTTTCAGGATGTTCAGGAGTATCGTCAATCACAAAACCCAGTCTGGGCTGCCCGCGAAGGCGATGAAAGCGCCAAAGGGAAACTGCGTGATGTTAGTCCAGAAGCTTATGCCAAACGCAAAGATGCTTTGTTAAAGCTGATTGATGAGCTGGAAAGCATTAAGCGTGAACACTTATTAGCGGATGAGCAGATAAGTTACGATATGATGATGACTCAGCTTAAACAGGAAGTGGCTGAAATTGATTATAAAACCTACGAAATGCCACTAACGGCAGAGTATGGTTTCCATGCGCAAACGACCAACCTATCGAATGCATTTCGCTTTAGAACCGCTGAAGACTATAAAGATTATATTGCTTTGTTAGGCGCCATACCGACATTCTTCGAACAAAATGTTTCTAATATGCGTGCTGGTATGGAGCGAGGCTTCACGGTACCAAGAGCGGTGTTGGATGGTTACTCAGACAGTATTAAGGTCTATATCAAAGAAGATCCGACAGAGACAGTTTGGTATCGCCCGTTCAAATCATTGCCAGAGTCTATTAGTGCTGAAGATAAAGAGGCACTGCAACAGGAAGCGGCAGAGGTTATTGCTTCAAGTGTGGTTCCTCAATACCAAGCTTACTTAACATTCTTTGAGCAAGAGTATTTACCTGCTGCCAAAAAGACCATTGCAGCTTACGATTACCCTGATGGTGAAGCTTTTTATCAGAATCAAATCAAGCACTACACAACCTTAGACTTAACGCCCGACGAGATTCATGAGATTGGGCTGAAGGAAGTGGCTCGGATTCGCAAAGAGATGGAGCAGGTTATTGAAACGACTGGCTTTGAGGGTTCTTTCGACGAGTTTTTACATTTCTTACGAACCGATGAACAGTTCTATGCCAAAACTCCAGAGGAGCTGTTGAAAGAAGCGGCATATATGTCCAAGAAGATGGATCACCAGCTGCCTAAGTTCTTCGGTAAGTTACCTCGCCAGCCATACGGTGTGGTGCCTGTGCCAGAGGAAATTGCCCCTAAATACACTACAGGACGCTATTCAGGCGCTCCAATTGATAGTGATAGAGCCGGTGAATATTGGGTCAATACCTATGCTTTGGAAAAGCGCCCTTTATACAACCTTGAGGCATTAACGTTGCATGAAGCGGTGCCTGGCCACCACTTACAAACTGCGTTGGCTCAAGAGCTGACGGATCTCCCTAAGTTCCGTCAGAATACTTATATTTCGGCGTTTGGTGAAGGTTGGGGCTTATACAGTGAGAAGCTGGGGTTAGAAGCTGGGTTCTATGAAGACCCTTACAGTAACTTTGGGCGTTTGACTTACGAGATGTGGCGAGCAATGCGTTTAGTGGTCGATACCGGTATGCATGCGAAAGGCTGGAGTCGAGAGAAGGCAATTAACATGATGGCCAGTAATACAGCCTTATCCACACATAATGTGCGCACCGAAATTGATCGCTATATTAGCTGGCCAGCACAGGCACTTTCTTACAAGCTTGGAGAGTTAAAGATATTGGAACTGCGCGAAAAAGCGGAGAAAGAGCTGGGCGAAGACTTTGATATTCGTAAGTTTCATGATGCTGTGTTGAGCAATGGCTCGATTCCGTTGAGCGTACTGGAAGATCAAATCAACCAATTTATTTCTCAGGAAAAGCAGTCAGTTATGGAAAAAAACTCATAA
- a CDS encoding RDD family protein, which produces MAQDTQQTLITTPASLTKKMGAWLYDILISIAIWFLWGLFTFPLIRWMLGVDDMSTETGWQDTITYQVYSLFPTLLLLLYFVGSHVRYGQTVGMSAWKIMVVQDNGKAVTFGPALIRSIISILGIGMLVSPFTKKKLGWHDMLTKTRVVALPDKEKKKK; this is translated from the coding sequence ATGGCTCAAGACACACAGCAAACCCTTATCACAACCCCAGCTTCGCTCACCAAGAAAATGGGCGCCTGGCTATATGACATCTTAATTAGCATTGCTATTTGGTTCTTATGGGGTTTATTTACGTTCCCACTAATTCGCTGGATGTTGGGTGTCGATGACATGAGTACTGAAACAGGCTGGCAAGATACGATAACCTACCAAGTCTATTCCTTATTCCCGACCTTACTACTGCTACTCTACTTCGTTGGCTCGCACGTTCGCTATGGGCAAACCGTGGGTATGAGTGCTTGGAAAATTATGGTGGTTCAAGATAATGGCAAAGCTGTCACTTTCGGTCCGGCATTGATTCGAAGCATTATTTCAATACTAGGCATTGGAATGTTAGTCAGCCCCTTCACCAAAAAGAAACTCGGCTGGCACGATATGCTCACAAAGACTCGAGTGGTAGCGCTGCCAGATAAAGAGAAGAAGAAAAAGTAG